A genomic region of Tsukamurella pulmonis contains the following coding sequences:
- a CDS encoding ABC transporter ATP-binding protein, with translation MTAPKRSVTAPKGLDDDAVDRTVRRTVAVGLRDVGVTYGDTVALQDCSFEVARGETVALLGPSGSGKSTALKAIAGFERVSSGTVTIDGRDVTHLSPAKRGIGIVVQSYALFPHMTVAKNVAFGLRSRGADRATIAPRVAEVLGMVGMGEYTDRLPRQLSGGQQQRVAIARALATRPDVVLLDEPLSALDAGMRKDMLGELQRLRAELPDVAMVYVTHDQSEALALADRIAIMRDARLKAIDTTDALFHRPPTRFTATFLGGADLLPAGALRTSRPLPDGDHVLAVRPWAWRFTRTAPSNGLRVTVEQEQWRGAVRHVTARVTGTGESIGVDVPVLTDAPLRAESLWVEVDPADVMVVPA, from the coding sequence GTGACCGCGCCGAAGCGGAGCGTCACCGCGCCGAAGGGCCTCGACGACGACGCCGTCGACCGGACCGTCCGCCGCACCGTCGCCGTCGGGCTGCGCGACGTGGGCGTCACCTACGGCGACACCGTCGCGCTGCAGGACTGCAGCTTCGAGGTCGCGCGCGGCGAGACCGTCGCCCTGCTCGGGCCGTCGGGGTCGGGCAAGTCCACGGCCCTGAAGGCGATCGCCGGCTTCGAACGGGTCTCCTCCGGCACCGTCACCATCGACGGCCGCGATGTCACGCACCTCTCGCCCGCCAAGCGGGGCATCGGCATCGTGGTGCAGAGCTACGCCCTGTTCCCGCACATGACCGTCGCGAAGAACGTGGCCTTCGGGCTCCGCTCGCGTGGCGCGGACCGCGCGACGATCGCGCCCCGCGTCGCCGAGGTGCTGGGGATGGTCGGCATGGGCGAGTACACGGATCGGCTGCCTCGCCAGCTCTCCGGTGGCCAGCAGCAGCGCGTGGCGATCGCGCGAGCACTCGCCACCCGCCCGGACGTCGTCCTCCTCGACGAGCCCCTCTCGGCCCTCGACGCCGGGATGCGCAAGGACATGCTCGGCGAGCTCCAGCGCCTGCGCGCCGAACTGCCCGACGTCGCGATGGTCTACGTGACGCACGATCAGAGCGAGGCGCTCGCGCTGGCCGACCGGATCGCCATCATGCGCGACGCCCGGCTCAAGGCCATCGATACGACCGACGCGCTCTTCCACCGACCTCCCACCCGGTTCACTGCCACCTTCCTCGGCGGCGCCGACCTCCTTCCCGCCGGCGCGCTGCGCACCTCCCGCCCGCTGCCCGACGGGGACCACGTGCTCGCCGTACGGCCATGGGCCTGGCGGTTCACCCGCACCGCACCGTCGAACGGGCTCCGGGTGACCGTCGAGCAGGAGCAGTGGCGCGGGGCCGTCCGGCACGTGACGGCAAGGGTCACCGGGACCGGCGAGAGCATCGGCGTCGACGTGCCCGTGCTGACCGACGCACCGCTGCGGGCGGAGAGCCTGTGGGTCGAGGTCGACCCCGCCGACGTGATGGTGGTGCCGGCGTGA